Proteins encoded within one genomic window of Ailuropoda melanoleuca isolate Jingjing chromosome 16, ASM200744v2, whole genome shotgun sequence:
- the LOC100484330 gene encoding LOW QUALITY PROTEIN: protein FAM136A-like (The sequence of the model RefSeq protein was modified relative to this genomic sequence to represent the inferred CDS: inserted 2 bases in 2 codons), translated as MGQSPCGCRWGGVQLWVATAEMQQLQVQETMDSMVKSVDGQNIWKMQGIMFWCSASCFEDSQVSMNPVHHCIXAHALVTSELXKFQDHLPWCTMYCNDTAKDSIDSESKELQVTRKLESCVTKCVDHTHLSPKMTKMKGSLSSMGE; from the exons ATGGGCCAGAGTCCTTGTGGGTGCCGGTGGGGAGGGGTGCAGCTCTGGGTCGCCACAGCAGAGATGCAGCAGCTCCAGGTGCAGGAGACCATGGACTCCATGGTGAAGAGTGTGGATGGACAGAACATCTGGAAGATGCAAGGCATCATGTTCTGGTGCAGTGCCAGCTGTTTTGAGGACAGCCAGGTGTCCATGAATCCAGTGCACCACTGTA AAGCCCATGCTCTGGTGACCAGTGAGT GAAAATTCCAGGACCACCTACCCTGGTGCACCATGTATTGCAATGACACAGCCAAAGATTCAATAGATTCAGAAAGTAAAGAGCTTCAGGTGACCAGGAAGCTGGAGAGTTGTGTGACCAAGTGTGTAGACCACACACACCTCAGCCCAAAGATGACCAAAATGAAGGGGTCTCTTTCGTCCATGGGGGAATAG